The window AAGTATCCGAAAGAATAAAGCGAGGCTAGAGAGAGCCTATTGGACCGGATTCTCGCGCAACCATTCCTTTAATCTGCGAAACGCCTGCTCTTCCAGATCTGCACAGATCCTCATTCTCTCGGCCATAGCCGGGTAGGTATCATCGGCAGTTCCCCGGCCCTTACAGATCCTGGCGGCCATCACGGCAAACTGCCGCCAGCGATCTCCTGCCTCGGTAAAAAGGCTTGCGGCCTCAAGCAAGGCCTGATCCTGAAGCAGCTTACCGCTCTCCTGGAGAAAAGCTGCATACATAAAGCGAAAGCCACCACCACCGGTACCTATTTCCTCCTGCATCCGCACAGTATGCCCGAGATGCAGTTCTGCGCTCTCCTTGCCCAGGCGTTCCGGCCAACGCTCCAGCCTACCGGCCAAAAAGCGTATTCCTCGCACTCCTATCAATGGAAAAGGACTGCCGAGCATCATGCGGCAAACCGAATGAATCCCCTGCCGAATAAGGGCTGGCATATCCAAATGCTTTGGGGCCTGGCTGAGATAGTACATCTTGCCTTTCGGGGCTAAGGCACCGGCAGCAAATCGAGCCCGGGCTAAATCCACAGCAGGACAGCGCACCGGCTGGGGAAAGACCGGATCACTGATCAGATAGTCATCCCCCTCTTTGCCATAGACCACCAGGTTATGGGCATTGAAGTGAAAGCGCAAGGCCCTGGGAAAATAGGGCAGCCAATAGACACCGGTCTGCAAGCCAACCGGGATGGAGTCAGCCAAGGCCGCATCCAGTTCCGCCATTGCCTGCTCCTGACTTCTGAAGCGTTTTTCAAACATCCTGATACCGGGAACCTTGCTCAAACGCTTGAGGATATGACCAGCCGCAGCACGATAGGTCACCAAGGGCAAGCCGTTCAGGCGAATAAAAGGAAAATAGCCGAAGAACAGCCCGCCACCAATTCCGAAGGTCATGGCCTCGGAAAGCTTGATACCGTGCCAGTTCAGGAGGTTCGCAGCTGCACCGCTTTCGCAATGGGCGGACTGGGTATGGGGAAAATCAATCAATAACTTGGCTTGCATAGACTTTTTCTTTTCAGGAATGGAGCAGCGGAGGTCTTCTGGTTCTCTTCTGGCTCAAAGGGATGACAGCTGCTTATAAACCGGCTCTTTGAGAAGCCCCTGGGCCAGATCTTCAGAGGAGACAAGAAAGACCTTGGCATACTTATCAAGGGTTTTCGGTCCCAGGCGACGAAAGATGAAGGGAACAAGATGGAGGCGAACAAGGCAACGGACCTGTCCAGTATACTGAGCCAGAAGGCCTGTGTCCATCTGATTAGCAACCATATAATAATGCAGGCAGCTCACCCGTCCTTGAGCTATCCGTTCCTTGGAGGCGGCAATATGCTGCTCTATTTCCACCCAGGCCTGACGGTTGACCACATTGACCGGTTGCCAGACAGAGCCGGAGAGCAATTCCTGCTCGCCCTGCTCATCCGCAACATAACTGACCGTATGCAGGCCGCCGGTAACGCTTTCTTCTTCTGTGTCGTTCCATTCCTGCTTCATTCAGAAGGTCACTCCTACCAAGAGCTTAAAGGCGTTGAGGGGATCATTGGGATCCTCGCTGCCGTTATTGGAGATGTGGTGGAAGCGGGATTCCATGAGCAGTTTCCGATCGCCTTTCCAGGCATACTCCAGCCCAAGACCGAATTGATAATTCCCGTTCAGATCGGCGCCCATACCAGGGATATCAGCAAAATTATACACCGGCCCGCCGCCGCCGAACAGGTAAGGCTGCCAGACAGGGTCTGCGGTGAAAGTATAGGCACCAAGGAAGTTGATGCCCAACATTACCGATTCGTCAGGGCTGACCACCAGAGAAAGCGGCACTTCGAGAAAGATGGAGTGAAAGCCCTTGTACCAGCCAGATCCCATATCATCAATGATCCGATGATTATAGCGGGGGATCAGCTCCAAGGTCGTTACTCGCTCTTCAGTCTCTCCCCAGCCTGGTACGGATTGCCCATAGCCACCAAGGAATACCCGGCTATCTCGGGAAAAATCTAAGGGATCAACAAGTTCGGCGGCGTTGGTCTTTCCCGTACCTAATATGGTTGTGGCAGCAAGGCAACACAGAATAGACAAGGGACGAAGGAACTGCATATATTTTTTCATAACAGTCTCTGGCAAAATGGGGTGGCAGAAAAAAGACGTTGACCGAACTGACTTCGATCTTAGCATAGCAGCATTATTCAAAACAGCGACAAAAAAGTCAACAAGGTCCCGAGGGGGTTAATCCCTTTTCCAAGTGCATCACCGGCCTCTGCAGGGCCTCTTCCATCGGAATCACCCTGCATTTACCCGTCAAACGCTGAAATAACAGATCGAATTCCGTACATAACAAGGCACTCTCTTTCTTCTGAAAGGTCGGGAGGTCGTGAAGCATGATAATATCCCCCGGACGAACTTTGCGCATAATTTTATCTGCAAGCCCGACAATCTGGCGATTACCCCGATCAAGGGCCCGGCAGCTGTAATTCACCGCGAGCAGCCCTTCCTGCTCTAAGACCTTTTTCAGGCGTGGTCCGGTAATGCCGACCGGCGGACGAAACAACAAGGGACGAACACCGGCGCTGACCAGCACCTCCTGGGTTCTGTGCAGATCTTGCTGAATGCTCTCCGTGCTGCGCAACATGAGGAAATAATCATGATCCCAGCTATGATGAGCAATGCTGTGGCCTGCGGCCAGGATCTGAGCAATCAGCTCAGGATGCTCAGCAGCTTTTTTTCCGATAACAAAAAATGTTGCGGGCAAAGCATAGTGGGCAAGGAGGTCCAGCAGGATGGGGGTGAATTCCGGGGAGGGACCATCATCAAAGGTCAGGACAATGCCTTCCGTCCCTGGCTTTGCCCTGCTGATAACAGGCAGGAAAAAACTGATTCCCGGAAAGAATGGCGCAAGGAAACAGAGGAGCAGGAAGATCGATAAAGGGACAAGGGCCAGGGTTGGAAAAATAAAAAAGCAGAGTACAGCCGACAACAGAGCGACGATGCCGGTTTTTTCGGCCTTACAAAGCTTGGCAGGAATCAACATCGGCTGTTACGGAAGTATATCAATACGGGAAACTGGAAAAATATCAACAGCGAGGCAAGACAAAAAAAACCGGGCAACGTGATCACACGCGCCCGGCAGATTAAAAACCAAAGAGAAGGACTATACAACAACAAGCAGCTCTGTATCTTCTTCTACCATCTGGTAAAAATCACATTCGCGGCATTTATTAAATTCTTCAATCACGCAGCCGAAGGTCCCCTCGGAAAGATAAGCAGAGGCCACAACCCAACAGCAGCGCCCTCCGTTCTTTCCACCATGAATCCCATCAGCTCGCTCATCAAGTGCGGCGGGGCATACTCCAAGGAGTACGGAATTTCTACCACCCAGCTCTCTGCCGCAGTCTTTAAACTCCCAGCAGTTTACATGTTCCCTGTCCATAAATTACCCTCCCTGCCGAAAGCGAAAAAATTATCGAGTTAAATCAAGTTCAAAAAAATATACCTCTCATTATTTGCAGTATAATTATTTGTACCACACTTTGCAAGCAAAAAGCTTCCGTCAACCTTCTTTTTTTCGTGCCACAATGTATTATATCCGCTTGACACATAGTATTTATTGAACAACCAGAACGCACATGCACTCCCATGCGATCTGGGAAGAGAAAAAAAAACACCCCCCTCCAGTTCAAAAGTTTACACAGGTGAGTAATCTTCAAAGCCATCCACAGCAACAGTGTACTCAGGGTCTTCAATGATATCGACCTGAATAAGCTTATCGGCCTTATGGATGAGCTTACGACAATCAGGACTCAGGTGCTGCAAACTGATGTTTTTGCCAGCCTGCTCATATTTCTGGGCCAATTTATTAATGGCTTCAATACCAGAATGGTCGGCAACCCGGGATTCCTTAAAATCGATAATGATCTCATCAGGGTCGTTTTCCACATCAAACTTACTGTTGAACATCTGGACCGAACCAAAGAAGAGTGGCCCGAATATCTCATAATGCTTGACCCCGTTTTCATCAATACGCTTTCGCGCCCGAATGCGAATGGCATTCTCCCAGGCAAAAACCAAGGCAGAAACAACAACCCCGGCAAGGACAGCAATAGCCAGATCAAAGACCACGGTTAAGACGGTGACCAGGAGGATAACCAGGGCATCAGACAGAGGAATCTTATCAAGAACCCCAAAGGTGCTCCAGGCAAAGGTTCCAAGAACAACCATAAACATCAGGCCAACCAGGGCTGCCACCGGAATCATCCCGATATATGTGGAACCAAAGAGGATAAACATAAGCAGGGATAAGGCTGCCACAATTCCAGATAAGCGCCCTCGCCCACCGGATTTAATATTAATGATGCTCTGGCCGATCATGGCGCAACCGCCCATGCCACCCAGAAAGCCGTTCACCATATTTGCTACCCCCTGAGCAATGCTTTCCTTATTGGCATTGCCATGCGTATTCGTCAGCTCATCAATAAGATTCAAGGTCATCAGGGATTCAATCAAGCCAACAGAGGCAATAATTGCCGCATAAGGAAAGATAAAATAGAGCGTTTCCAGGGTGAAAGGTACAGCCGGAACATGGAAGACCGGCAAGCCCGCCTTAATACCCTCACCACCTTTTGCCTGGACAAAGGAGAGCACCGTCTCGGTCTCAATTCCGGTGAAAATAACCAGCAAGGCCACCGTAATGATAGCCACCAAGGCGGCTGGCACCTTGGTCGTGAACTTGGGCAGGAGATAGAGTATAGCCATAGTAAGGCCAACAAGCCCCAACATGGTATAGAGAGGAGTGCCCTGCATCCACGCACCGCCCGCCTTAAACATCTCCAGCTGGGCAAGGAAGATAACGATGGCCAGGCCATTGACAAAGCCCATCATAACTGGATGCGGGATCAAGCGAACAAATTTGCCAAATCGAAAAACGCCAGCCAGCATCTGGAGCACACCGACAAGCAGCAGGGTGACAAAGAGGTATTGCAGACCAGCGCCCTCCCCTCCCATCTCAGCACCTGTTTTAACCAAGGAAACCATCACAACGGCTGTGGCACCGGTTGCACCGGAGATCATCCCTGGGCGGCCCCCGATCACTGAGGTTACCAGGCCCATCATGAAGGCCCCGTACAGCCCAACGATCGGCGATATACCGGCAATAAAGGCAAAGGCGACGGCCTCCGGGACGAGGGCGATAGCGACCGTCAATCCAGAAAGGACATCGTCTTTTATTGAACCTCTTTTATGCTCTATGAACTTAAATCTCTTCATCTTTCTTTACATCCATCTCCTTCATGCGTCATATAAGCATAGACCGGCATAAACAAGCTGAACCACTCCTGTGTTTTGGTTTTT is drawn from Candidatus Electrothrix aestuarii and contains these coding sequences:
- a CDS encoding BtrH N-terminal domain-containing protein; the encoded protein is MQAKLLIDFPHTQSAHCESGAAANLLNWHGIKLSEAMTFGIGGGLFFGYFPFIRLNGLPLVTYRAAAGHILKRLSKVPGIRMFEKRFRSQEQAMAELDAALADSIPVGLQTGVYWLPYFPRALRFHFNAHNLVVYGKEGDDYLISDPVFPQPVRCPAVDLARARFAAGALAPKGKMYYLSQAPKHLDMPALIRQGIHSVCRMMLGSPFPLIGVRGIRFLAGRLERWPERLGKESAELHLGHTVRMQEEIGTGGGGFRFMYAAFLQESGKLLQDQALLEAASLFTEAGDRWRQFAVMAARICKGRGTADDTYPAMAERMRICADLEEQAFRRLKEWLRENPVQ
- a CDS encoding acyloxyacyl hydrolase, which translates into the protein MKKYMQFLRPLSILCCLAATTILGTGKTNAAELVDPLDFSRDSRVFLGGYGQSVPGWGETEERVTTLELIPRYNHRIIDDMGSGWYKGFHSIFLEVPLSLVVSPDESVMLGINFLGAYTFTADPVWQPYLFGGGGPVYNFADIPGMGADLNGNYQFGLGLEYAWKGDRKLLMESRFHHISNNGSEDPNDPLNAFKLLVGVTF
- a CDS encoding polysaccharide deacetylase family protein — its product is MLIPAKLCKAEKTGIVALLSAVLCFFIFPTLALVPLSIFLLLCFLAPFFPGISFFLPVISRAKPGTEGIVLTFDDGPSPEFTPILLDLLAHYALPATFFVIGKKAAEHPELIAQILAAGHSIAHHSWDHDYFLMLRSTESIQQDLHRTQEVLVSAGVRPLLFRPPVGITGPRLKKVLEQEGLLAVNYSCRALDRGNRQIVGLADKIMRKVRPGDIIMLHDLPTFQKKESALLCTEFDLLFQRLTGKCRVIPMEEALQRPVMHLEKGLTPSGPC
- a CDS encoding two-CW domain-containing protein; its protein translation is MDREHVNCWEFKDCGRELGGRNSVLLGVCPAALDERADGIHGGKNGGRCCWVVASAYLSEGTFGCVIEEFNKCRECDFYQMVEEDTELLVVV
- a CDS encoding SulP family inorganic anion transporter; this translates as MKRFKFIEHKRGSIKDDVLSGLTVAIALVPEAVAFAFIAGISPIVGLYGAFMMGLVTSVIGGRPGMISGATGATAVVMVSLVKTGAEMGGEGAGLQYLFVTLLLVGVLQMLAGVFRFGKFVRLIPHPVMMGFVNGLAIVIFLAQLEMFKAGGAWMQGTPLYTMLGLVGLTMAILYLLPKFTTKVPAALVAIITVALLVIFTGIETETVLSFVQAKGGEGIKAGLPVFHVPAVPFTLETLYFIFPYAAIIASVGLIESLMTLNLIDELTNTHGNANKESIAQGVANMVNGFLGGMGGCAMIGQSIINIKSGGRGRLSGIVAALSLLMFILFGSTYIGMIPVAALVGLMFMVVLGTFAWSTFGVLDKIPLSDALVILLVTVLTVVFDLAIAVLAGVVVSALVFAWENAIRIRARKRIDENGVKHYEIFGPLFFGSVQMFNSKFDVENDPDEIIIDFKESRVADHSGIEAINKLAQKYEQAGKNISLQHLSPDCRKLIHKADKLIQVDIIEDPEYTVAVDGFEDYSPV